One genomic region from Bacilli bacterium encodes:
- a CDS encoding discoidin domain-containing protein: MKNRLRTLFAFMACAVALSGCNGSGKSSDSYSSNSSSSETEVMNPEDFSFPANQVTTTKLVTYPGPDIMDSSSKVSITVNDNPLFVYETRVNHMRSFTFTYSQQTNPVAIFDFEGHVEVEIDVHNVEAISSVKISPEAYAVNAEISGTTIKFGLDYSANYIIEYNGDADNVIHLFANPLETDPIDPNDVPANVTYIGPGAYDADAIPLKSDSTIYLAGGAYVFGQIRAEGVSNVKIRGRGILDGQIYDRMSDNQFTLPIELRNSTNIEIDDIAILDPAGWAITLYFCNQVTISNIKIITARANGDGISVQSSSNVLVTGGFVRTWDDSLVVKNVDRGSTENIHFDNVVVWTDLAQSMEVGYETYGPSMDEITFSNITIVHNFHKPAMSIHNCDDANITNVTYENITLEDGQMLGDVRDDGEDDYLIDITIAYNVEWTKSAGARGSIDGVTFKNIKVLNMADTIISRINGESETSMVRNVSFENINIAGKTVEKASDLKLVNNAYTSGFTFTGGETARGAIINLPYTLTLADNDVAVDNVIGIEQAGLIVPEFAWLKGGLSYAGVPASGDFSAAATHGSGTLAVTPGDDGSGAFEQSGHEADAILNGSADTTWISGEWKDEKDEFAALTIEFNAIKYVGQVRIYGLADNIFSYEYSMQIWGKKLKSDGSISDKYVRILPTRDYMMTPQNGNAIDVVITAQQYAGIQIRFYRTEGFLKAPHIEVSKVDFFAPSLTFAKAIVDSTPYEDVYDVSKINDGNTEGTSYYESESLPAYVVIDMGDVYNISYIVLSLPPSLLWDPRTQNIEIQTSADNVAYDAAKTSFTTLFAAADYLFDPARGNMVALPLDNSVSARFIKIIISSNSAVGGYGAQLSEVSVYGE; encoded by the coding sequence ATGAAAAATAGATTAAGAACATTGTTTGCTTTTATGGCTTGTGCGGTAGCGCTTTCGGGATGTAACGGAAGTGGAAAAAGTAGTGATTCCTATTCATCGAATTCATCCTCTTCGGAAACGGAAGTTATGAATCCGGAAGACTTTTCTTTTCCCGCCAATCAGGTGACCACGACCAAACTTGTTACCTATCCAGGACCGGATATTATGGATAGTTCAAGCAAAGTTTCAATCACCGTTAATGATAATCCTCTATTTGTTTATGAAACGCGCGTTAACCATATGCGCAGCTTCACCTTCACTTATTCACAACAGACCAACCCCGTCGCCATTTTTGACTTTGAAGGCCACGTTGAAGTGGAAATAGATGTCCATAATGTTGAGGCGATTTCTTCGGTAAAAATCAGTCCGGAAGCCTATGCGGTGAATGCCGAAATAAGTGGAACGACGATTAAGTTTGGTCTTGATTATAGTGCGAACTACATTATTGAATATAATGGCGATGCCGATAATGTCATCCATCTTTTTGCTAATCCGTTGGAGACGGATCCAATCGATCCAAACGATGTTCCCGCCAACGTAACCTATATTGGACCTGGAGCCTATGATGCGGATGCCATTCCTTTAAAAAGCGATTCGACCATTTATTTGGCCGGCGGGGCATACGTATTTGGCCAAATCAGAGCCGAAGGCGTAAGTAACGTAAAAATTAGAGGTCGGGGAATTCTTGACGGTCAAATCTATGATCGGATGAGCGATAATCAGTTTACCCTCCCGATTGAATTACGCAATTCGACAAATATTGAAATTGATGACATTGCCATTCTTGATCCCGCGGGTTGGGCGATAACCCTTTATTTCTGCAATCAAGTGACAATTTCTAATATTAAGATTATTACCGCGCGCGCTAACGGCGATGGTATTTCTGTTCAATCATCGAGCAATGTCCTTGTTACGGGCGGATTCGTTCGGACTTGGGATGACTCTTTGGTAGTAAAAAATGTCGATCGGGGATCGACAGAGAACATTCATTTTGACAATGTTGTCGTATGGACAGATCTCGCTCAATCAATGGAAGTCGGTTATGAAACATATGGCCCTTCCATGGATGAAATAACCTTTTCAAACATTACCATCGTCCATAACTTTCATAAGCCAGCTATGAGCATTCACAATTGCGACGATGCCAATATCACCAATGTTACTTATGAAAATATAACCCTTGAGGATGGGCAGATGTTAGGCGATGTGCGTGATGATGGGGAAGATGATTACTTAATTGATATTACCATCGCTTATAACGTCGAATGGACTAAATCCGCCGGAGCCAGAGGTTCGATAGACGGAGTAACTTTTAAAAACATTAAAGTCCTCAACATGGCGGACACGATTATTTCGCGTATTAATGGCGAATCTGAAACTTCGATGGTTCGGAACGTTAGTTTCGAGAACATCAATATTGCAGGAAAGACAGTTGAAAAGGCCAGTGATTTAAAATTGGTTAATAACGCCTACACCAGTGGATTTACTTTCACCGGCGGCGAAACAGCGCGGGGAGCGATTATTAACTTACCCTACACCTTGACTCTGGCGGATAACGATGTAGCAGTTGACAATGTGATCGGTATTGAGCAGGCGGGTTTAATTGTTCCTGAGTTTGCTTGGCTTAAAGGCGGATTGAGTTATGCCGGCGTTCCAGCAAGCGGTGACTTCAGCGCCGCTGCGACCCATGGTAGCGGAACATTAGCCGTTACCCCTGGGGATGATGGCAGCGGGGCCTTTGAGCAGAGTGGACATGAAGCAGACGCCATTTTAAATGGTTCGGCCGATACCACCTGGATAAGCGGAGAATGGAAAGATGAAAAAGATGAATTTGCCGCACTCACGATTGAATTTAATGCAATTAAGTATGTTGGGCAAGTCCGTATTTATGGATTGGCTGACAATATATTCTCTTATGAATACTCAATGCAAATTTGGGGAAAGAAACTTAAGAGCGATGGTTCAATCAGCGATAAGTATGTCCGAATTCTCCCTACTCGGGACTATATGATGACGCCTCAAAACGGAAATGCGATTGATGTGGTAATAACCGCTCAACAATACGCGGGCATCCAGATTCGTTTTTACCGCACTGAAGGGTTCTTAAAAGCTCCTCATATTGAAGTAAGCAAAGTGGATTTCTTTGCTCCGTCACTAACATTTGCCAAAGCGATTGTGGATAGCACGCCTTATGAAGACGTGTATGATGTCAGTAAAATTAACGATGGCAATACAGAAGGAACTTCCTATTATGAATCGGAGTCATTGCCGGCTTATGTCGTAATAGATATGGGCGATGTTTATAACATCTCTTATATTGTTCTATCGCTTCCGCCATCCTTACTATGGGATCCGAGAACTCAAAACATCGAAATTCAAACTAGCGCGGATAATGTTGCCTATGATGCTGCTAAGACGAGTTTTACCACTTTATTTGCGGCCGCGGATTATTTGTTTGATCCGGCCCGGGGAAATATGGTGGCGCTTCCGCTTGATAATTCGGTTTCAGCCCGCTTTATCAAGATTAT
- a CDS encoding glycosyl hydrolase family 28 protein, with translation MRKRVFLLLSFISIFVVGCASHNDSSASNISVSSETSSEDILPSSPVDVMDLPGGVNQYTYSRLYTIDGQEIPLYATKINDSQVWNGLAPNRYDSGLAIIGFHGPVTLRLVCQEAMGDKTVIRPLSSEVDFEVNALDRHEMTFVIDKPGVYVLEPDGEKILAVHLFVRIIEDDSNYQNSSNVIYFDKGLHDASNDNRLSNSTITLESNQTVYLAFGSIVRARFVASNKQNIKIIGPGIIDGSTFERIAGQSEGNTQFIPFDFSYSSHIEFADFVMSDPAGWCVNWYFVTDSSISRIGIITSRSNGDGISLQSTQRITVEDSFVRGWDDNLVVKNYPQWNNTNVEGYTDDITFSRCVLWTDLAQSMEIGYETIGQTMKNITFEDITVLHALHKPVISIHNGNNANIENINYQRITVEDASMGRGDSQANSQLIQIQNIYSSNWSSAHKITSLGSILGVNISNLKVLKGKSILPIAISGTIDPRSEYPDEPHFVDDVHLTDCDFYGEKIDGNYPGINVGSYVRGFSISKTSQEVTGATSLPNFVF, from the coding sequence ATGAGGAAGAGGGTATTTCTTCTTCTATCATTCATCAGCATTTTTGTCGTTGGGTGCGCTTCCCATAACGACTCTTCAGCGTCCAACATAAGTGTATCCAGTGAAACCAGCAGCGAAGATATTTTGCCTTCTTCTCCGGTTGATGTCATGGATCTGCCGGGGGGAGTAAATCAATATACTTATTCACGTTTGTACACGATTGACGGACAAGAAATTCCCCTTTATGCCACAAAAATAAACGATTCCCAGGTTTGGAATGGCCTTGCTCCCAATCGTTATGACAGCGGTCTTGCGATCATCGGATTTCATGGACCGGTCACATTGCGCTTAGTCTGCCAAGAGGCGATGGGCGACAAGACAGTCATTCGCCCCTTGTCCAGTGAGGTTGATTTTGAAGTAAATGCTTTAGATCGGCATGAAATGACATTTGTTATTGATAAGCCGGGGGTCTATGTTTTAGAACCGGATGGTGAAAAAATTCTGGCGGTTCATCTTTTTGTTCGGATAATTGAGGATGATAGCAATTATCAAAATAGTTCAAATGTTATTTACTTTGATAAAGGGCTTCATGATGCGAGCAATGATAATCGCCTAAGCAATTCAACGATAACCCTCGAAAGCAATCAGACGGTATACTTGGCTTTTGGGTCAATTGTTAGAGCACGTTTCGTTGCTAGCAATAAGCAGAATATTAAAATTATTGGCCCGGGAATTATCGATGGCTCGACATTCGAGCGAATTGCCGGTCAAAGTGAAGGGAATACGCAATTCATTCCATTTGATTTTTCCTACTCATCCCATATTGAATTTGCTGATTTTGTCATGAGTGATCCCGCGGGATGGTGCGTAAATTGGTATTTTGTAACCGACTCTTCAATTTCTCGCATCGGTATTATCACTTCGCGTTCAAACGGAGATGGAATTTCTCTTCAAAGCACACAGCGAATAACCGTCGAAGACTCATTTGTTCGCGGATGGGATGATAACTTAGTAGTTAAGAATTACCCGCAGTGGAACAATACAAATGTCGAGGGTTATACCGATGATATCACCTTTTCGCGGTGTGTTTTATGGACGGACTTGGCACAGTCGATGGAAATAGGCTATGAGACAATCGGTCAAACGATGAAGAACATTACATTTGAAGATATTACCGTGCTTCACGCTTTACATAAGCCGGTTATCTCCATCCATAATGGTAACAATGCGAATATCGAAAATATTAATTATCAGCGGATAACCGTCGAAGATGCGTCTATGGGGCGAGGAGACAGTCAAGCAAACAGTCAGTTGATACAAATTCAAAATATCTATTCTAGTAATTGGTCCTCGGCCCACAAAATAACAAGTCTAGGAAGCATCTTGGGGGTCAATATCAGTAATTTAAAAGTATTGAAAGGCAAATCAATTCTTCCGATAGCAATTTCGGGAACAATTGATCCGCGGAGTGAATATCCCGATGAACCTCATTTCGTTGATGATGTCCATTTGACAGATTGTGATTTTTACGGGGAAAAAATTGACGGGAATTATCCCGGTATTAATGTTGGATCCTATGTCCGCGGGTTTTCAATTTCTAAGACGAGTCAGGAAGTTACCGGAGCGACAAGCCTGCCAAACTTTGTTTTTTAA
- a CDS encoding glycoside hydrolase family 65 protein, with protein MKKNKLSFPSFDIDKQDYYGNLLLIGNGHIGYRGSFEEMDKNSKVGFNLVGKYDQKDNLWRESINLPNPLFVRVSFDDQKLSVLSSASESHQMGLILDKAIFYRHSSFPHLNIDSERFIVDGDTDELVSRYAIEVKEAGQLTIDYGLDSDIWELNGPHYQKRSFSDEGQGQVRFIGITNQKAIVLEKVSYRFSIEIGNQNFVENSNRYLSKVSIMVKPFDKIVLTIKAVVAVIEDESFIDEKDTQMNDRLKVSYKKCLYKHIMDWKHDWELAKIELKGPEDDVQKGVAYSIYHLLTLAPHKYITSIPARGLSGQTYKGAIFWDTEIFLAPFYNLLFPKVARNLLVYRLNGLNEAIKKAQKYGYDGAFYAWESQENGFEACSEYNIADAKTKKPVRTYFVDKQIHISGDVALGMFNYYEATKDASLFYLGGIKALLEIMRFYYSYARFDTQTNRYYLDDVIGPDEYHERVNNNAFTNYLVKIIGEKTRAIISSLYQDNKQMVQEALSPYQEFFYQQLPFFLEHLFLPSAQKNHLIPQFDGFFKLEDITACELVKKRTTPNEYLGGTTGLANKTRVIKQADVVTLLALFRDYFSPRIKRANYDFYLPYTEHGSSLSNSMYSLLASEVKDPIRAYDFFKRSALLDLKGDSRNYAGATYIGGLHPASAGGAVLDLIYGFAGLKFTEGQGIVFNPHLPTEIKSIRFKYYDQGILYETFITKRKWLKRRIL; from the coding sequence ATGAAAAAGAATAAACTTTCTTTTCCTTCTTTTGATATTGATAAGCAAGATTACTATGGAAACCTTTTGCTTATTGGCAATGGTCATATTGGTTATCGAGGAAGTTTCGAAGAGATGGATAAGAATTCAAAAGTTGGTTTTAATCTTGTCGGGAAATATGATCAAAAAGACAATCTTTGGCGGGAATCAATCAATCTGCCCAATCCCCTTTTTGTACGCGTTTCTTTTGATGATCAAAAACTGAGCGTTCTCTCTTCCGCAAGCGAAAGCCATCAAATGGGACTTATATTAGATAAAGCCATATTTTATCGGCACAGTTCGTTTCCGCACCTCAACATCGATAGTGAACGGTTCATTGTTGACGGCGATACGGACGAACTTGTTTCCCGCTATGCCATCGAAGTAAAGGAAGCGGGGCAACTAACAATTGATTATGGTCTGGACAGTGACATTTGGGAACTTAATGGACCGCATTATCAGAAACGAAGTTTTTCCGATGAAGGTCAGGGGCAAGTTCGTTTTATCGGTATAACCAATCAAAAAGCCATTGTCTTGGAAAAAGTCAGTTACCGGTTTTCAATTGAAATTGGCAACCAAAATTTTGTTGAGAATTCTAATCGCTACCTAAGCAAGGTAAGCATAATGGTTAAGCCGTTTGATAAGATTGTCTTAACCATCAAAGCCGTAGTGGCCGTTATTGAAGATGAATCCTTTATCGATGAAAAGGATACACAGATGAACGATCGGCTGAAGGTTTCTTATAAAAAATGCCTTTATAAGCATATTATGGATTGGAAACACGATTGGGAATTGGCAAAAATCGAACTTAAGGGACCGGAGGACGATGTTCAAAAAGGTGTAGCTTATTCAATTTATCATCTTCTGACTTTGGCCCCCCATAAATATATAACTTCCATCCCGGCACGGGGACTCAGCGGACAAACCTACAAGGGAGCGATTTTTTGGGATACGGAGATTTTTCTGGCGCCCTTTTATAATTTGCTTTTCCCAAAGGTGGCCAGAAATCTACTTGTTTATCGTCTAAACGGATTAAATGAAGCCATTAAAAAGGCGCAGAAATATGGCTATGATGGCGCCTTTTATGCCTGGGAAAGTCAGGAAAACGGCTTTGAGGCCTGCTCGGAATATAATATCGCCGATGCAAAAACAAAAAAGCCGGTTCGCACTTATTTTGTCGATAAGCAAATCCATATCAGCGGCGATGTGGCTCTGGGAATGTTTAACTATTACGAAGCGACCAAAGACGCCAGCCTCTTCTATCTGGGGGGGATTAAAGCCCTTTTGGAAATAATGCGGTTTTACTATAGTTACGCCCGTTTTGACACCCAAACAAACCGCTACTATCTCGATGATGTAATTGGGCCGGATGAATATCACGAACGAGTAAACAATAATGCTTTCACCAATTATTTGGTAAAAATTATCGGAGAAAAAACTCGTGCCATTATATCTTCCCTTTATCAGGATAATAAGCAAATGGTACAGGAAGCGCTTAGTCCATATCAAGAATTCTTCTATCAACAATTGCCCTTTTTCCTTGAACATCTTTTTTTGCCTTCAGCGCAAAAAAATCATTTGATTCCCCAGTTTGATGGTTTCTTTAAATTGGAAGATATCACCGCGTGCGAACTGGTTAAAAAACGGACAACCCCCAATGAATACTTAGGGGGCACCACGGGACTGGCCAATAAGACGCGGGTTATAAAGCAAGCGGATGTCGTGACTTTGCTCGCTCTGTTTCGCGACTATTTCTCACCGCGCATAAAACGCGCCAATTATGATTTTTATCTTCCTTATACCGAACATGGGTCTTCCCTATCCAACAGTATGTATTCCTTACTTGCTTCAGAAGTTAAAGACCCAATTAGAGCCTATGATTTTTTTAAGCGAAGTGCTTTGCTTGATCTCAAAGGGGACAGCAGAAATTATGCCGGCGCAACTTATATAGGCGGACTTCACCCCGCCAGTGCCGGGGGAGCAGTGCTGGATTTAATATATGGATTTGCCGGTTTAAAATTTACCGAAGGCCAAGGGATTGTTTTTAATCCTCACCTGCCAACAGAAATTAAATCGATTAGGTTTAAATATTATGATCAAGGAATCCTATATGAGACTTTTATTACAAAACGGAAATGGTTAAAAAGGAGAATATTATGA
- the pgmB gene encoding beta-phosphoglucomutase: protein MMIKAIIFDLDGVLVSTDHFHYLAWKKLADREQIEFDEKINNRLRGVSRMASLDIILEKTKHIYTPFQKEEMARFKNEYYVSLISKMTPEDVEPVVLHTLETLKKRGLKLAVASSSKNAPLILKVTGLAALFEVIVDGSMIKNSKPDPEVFLLAQKLLKTKKEEALVVEDAVVGIEAAHQGGMKAAAIGDATKDEQADYLLSNLGDLLEISGSVI, encoded by the coding sequence ATTATGATAAAGGCAATTATTTTTGATCTTGACGGAGTACTGGTTTCGACGGACCACTTTCATTACTTGGCGTGGAAAAAATTGGCGGATCGTGAACAAATCGAGTTTGACGAAAAAATAAACAACCGCCTGCGCGGAGTTTCACGAATGGCTTCGCTCGACATTATTTTGGAAAAAACCAAGCATATTTATACTCCATTTCAAAAAGAAGAAATGGCGCGTTTTAAGAATGAATATTACGTTTCTTTAATCAGTAAAATGACGCCGGAAGATGTTGAACCGGTAGTTCTTCATACGCTGGAAACATTAAAAAAGCGCGGCTTGAAATTGGCGGTCGCTTCCTCATCAAAAAATGCGCCTTTGATTTTAAAGGTAACCGGACTCGCCGCATTATTTGAAGTCATCGTCGACGGATCAATGATTAAAAACTCAAAGCCGGATCCGGAAGTGTTCCTTTTAGCCCAAAAACTTTTGAAGACCAAAAAAGAAGAAGCCTTGGTGGTCGAAGATGCAGTCGTTGGGATTGAGGCCGCACATCAGGGGGGCATGAAGGCGGCGGCGATCGGCGATGCGACCAAAGACGAACAAGCGGATTATCTTTTGAGCAATCTTGGCGATCTTTTAGAAATATCCGGGAGTGTTATATGA